Sequence from the Desulfovibrio sp. X2 genome:
GGCCCCATGCCCCCGGATCCGGCCCGCGACAGGAGGCGATGTCTCTTCGCTCTGGACGCGAAGTCTTCAAACAGCGTATATGTTGGACTGGCCGTGGGCACGCAGACTGCCGCACGCCCCCCGGAGACCATTCGCATGCACCAGACAGCCCCGTCCCTGACCCACCGCAGAAGCGGCGACGCCATAGCCGTCTCCCTGGCCGGAGACTGGCTGCTGGACGGCGGCCCCAAGGCGCGGGCAGAAACGCGGGCAGAAACGCGGGCAGAAACGCGGAAAGACGCGCGGGCCAAGGCGCGGCGGGGTGCGCGGAAAGACGGCGCGCGCCGAACCGACGCCACCCTGCTCGCCGAGATCGCGGACGGAGGGGCCGGGGTCCTGCGTTTCGAGGACCAAGGCATCGGCGAGTGGGACAGCAGCCTGTTGGCCCTGGTGGTGCGCCTGGTGAAGGCCGCGCGCGCGGCGGGCGTGCGGGACGACCTTTCCGGCCTGCCCGACGGCCTGCGCCGCATGACCGCCCTGGCCCTGGCCGTGCCCGAGCGCGAGGGCGCGCGGCGCGGGGAGGACGAGAAACGCACGGGCGTGGTCGAGCTCGTGGGCCGCGCCGCCCTGGCCGTGCCCGCCTCCGGGCGCACTGTCCTCGGCTTCACCGGGGAGATCTGCCTCGCCTTCCTGGCCCTTCTCGGCGGCCGGGCAGCCTTCCGCCGCCGCGACCTGCTCCTGCAGATGCAGCAGACCGGCATCGAGGCCCTGCCCATCGTCTCGCTCATCAGCTGCCTCGTGGGGCTCATCCTGGCCTTCGTGGGCGCCATCCAGCTGCGCCTCTTCGGCGCGCAGATCTACGTGGCCAGCCTCGTGACCGTGGCCATGGTCCGGGTCATGGGCGCGGTCATGACCGGCGTGATCATGTCCGGCCGCACCGGCGCCGCCTTCGCCGCGGAGCTCGGCACCATGCAGGTCAACGAGGAGCTGGATGCCCTGACCACGCTCGGCGTCTCGCCCGTGGAGCACCTGGTGCTGCCGCGCATGCTCTCCCTCCTGGTCATGATGCCGCTGCTCGCGGTCTGGGCGGACCTCATGGGCATGGTCGGCGGCTTCGTGGTGGGCACGGTCATGCTCGGCCTGAACCCCCTGGCATACCTGCACGCCACCCAGAGCGCCTTCAGCCTCACCCACCTCTGGATCGGCCTCGTG
This genomic interval carries:
- a CDS encoding ABC transporter permease, whose protein sequence is MHQTAPSLTHRRSGDAIAVSLAGDWLLDGGPKARAETRAETRAETRKDARAKARRGARKDGARRTDATLLAEIADGGAGVLRFEDQGIGEWDSSLLALVVRLVKAARAAGVRDDLSGLPDGLRRMTALALAVPEREGARRGEDEKRTGVVELVGRAALAVPASGRTVLGFTGEICLAFLALLGGRAAFRRRDLLLQMQQTGIEALPIVSLISCLVGLILAFVGAIQLRLFGAQIYVASLVTVAMVRVMGAVMTGVIMSGRTGAAFAAELGTMQVNEELDALTTLGVSPVEHLVLPRMLSLLVMMPLLAVWADLMGMVGGFVVGTVMLGLNPLAYLHATQSAFSLTHLWIGLVHATVFGVLVAFCGCLQGMACGRSASAVGKATTSAVVTGIVSIVVATAIITAVCDFLGI